The proteins below come from a single Saccharophagus degradans 2-40 genomic window:
- a CDS encoding arabinan endo-1,5-alpha-L-arabinosidase has product MLNKNKRPITFALVVSLLALLALAGCSEAKQVSIHDPVMIKEGDTYYLFSTGPGITMYSSSDMKNWRREGEVFNQAPSWASNAVPYFKGHLWAPDIIEKDGLFYLYYSVSAFGKNTSGIGVTVSPTLNPRAPNYGWQDKGMVLRSVPERDEWNAIDPNIVVDNNGTAWMAFGSFWQSLKMVALDSSWTKIAEPQQWHTIAALPKGSMPTGDAVKDGEIEAPFIFKKNDDYFLFVSWGKCCRKDESTYRLAMGRSKNTTGPFLDKNGKDLAQGGGTLLISGNKNWPGLGHNSAYTFDGKDWLVLHAYESADNGLQKLKILEINWDKDGWPTVDTKELDEFVSIELTQ; this is encoded by the coding sequence ATGCTTAACAAAAACAAACGCCCAATTACATTCGCTTTAGTCGTTAGCCTCTTAGCCCTGCTTGCCCTTGCAGGCTGCAGCGAGGCAAAACAAGTAAGCATCCACGACCCAGTAATGATTAAAGAAGGTGACACCTACTACTTGTTTAGCACTGGCCCCGGCATAACAATGTATAGCTCTAGCGATATGAAAAACTGGCGCCGCGAAGGCGAAGTATTTAATCAAGCCCCTAGTTGGGCCTCCAACGCCGTACCCTATTTTAAAGGCCACCTGTGGGCACCCGACATCATTGAAAAAGATGGTCTGTTTTACCTCTACTATTCTGTGTCTGCTTTTGGAAAGAACACATCCGGCATTGGCGTTACCGTATCGCCCACGCTTAACCCACGCGCGCCCAATTACGGTTGGCAAGATAAAGGCATGGTATTGCGCAGCGTGCCTGAGCGCGACGAGTGGAACGCTATCGACCCCAATATTGTGGTAGATAACAACGGCACCGCATGGATGGCTTTTGGCTCCTTTTGGCAAAGCTTAAAAATGGTGGCACTAGACAGCAGCTGGACAAAAATAGCTGAGCCTCAACAGTGGCATACCATAGCAGCCTTACCCAAAGGCAGTATGCCCACAGGCGACGCAGTAAAGGACGGCGAAATAGAAGCTCCTTTTATTTTTAAAAAGAACGACGATTACTTTTTGTTTGTAAGTTGGGGTAAATGCTGCCGCAAAGATGAAAGCACCTACCGCCTAGCAATGGGCCGCAGCAAAAATACTACCGGTCCATTCTTAGATAAAAACGGCAAAGACCTCGCCCAAGGTGGTGGCACCCTATTAATAAGTGGCAACAAAAACTGGCCCGGCTTAGGCCACAACAGCGCCTACACCTTCGACGGCAAAGATTGGCTTGTGCTACACGCCTATGAATCTGCAGATAACGGTTTACAAAAACTAAAAATATTAGAAATAAACTGGGATAAAGACGGCTGGCCAACTGTAGATACCAAAGAACTGGATGAGTTTGTTAGTATTGAATTAACTCAATAA
- a CDS encoding glycoside hydrolase family 43 protein: MSTFIMDKSQLQSGFAFKTSGFNVLIVVTFLALLAALVGCSSAKLAPVASPSLPQPLVAQRADPWVHKHSDGYYYFIATVPAYDRLEMRRATTIAGLRSAPAVVVWQRNTIGGMSANIWAPELHFIDGKWYIYVAAATDHNKPWTIRMHTLSNASANPMQGEWQEEGRFHTPLDTFSLDATTFEHRGKRYLVWAQQNEARTYNSALLIAQMDSPTSITGPIVTLSEPTLPWEIIGHKVNEGAAVIKHGKRIFISYSASATDHNYAMGLLWADENADLLDAASWTKSPEPVFYSNEQLKRFGPGHNCFVKAEDGVTDLMVYHARDYKEIDGEPLRDPNRHTRVRKVYWDEQGMPDFRQHEADL, from the coding sequence ATGAGTACCTTCATAATGGATAAAAGCCAGCTACAAAGTGGTTTTGCGTTTAAAACAAGTGGTTTTAACGTGCTGATTGTTGTCACATTTTTGGCATTGCTTGCAGCGCTTGTTGGCTGCAGCAGCGCCAAGCTCGCACCCGTCGCCTCTCCTAGTTTACCGCAGCCATTAGTGGCCCAACGGGCAGACCCTTGGGTGCACAAGCACAGCGATGGTTATTACTACTTTATAGCAACGGTACCAGCATACGACCGCTTAGAAATGCGTAGGGCCACAACCATAGCAGGCTTACGTAGCGCGCCCGCTGTAGTGGTATGGCAGCGCAATACTATTGGAGGTATGAGCGCGAATATTTGGGCGCCCGAGCTGCATTTTATTGATGGTAAATGGTACATCTATGTAGCGGCTGCCACCGATCACAACAAGCCGTGGACAATTCGTATGCACACGCTTTCCAATGCATCGGCCAACCCTATGCAAGGTGAGTGGCAAGAAGAGGGGCGCTTTCATACACCGCTAGATACTTTCTCGCTAGATGCCACAACCTTTGAGCACAGGGGTAAACGCTATTTAGTATGGGCGCAACAGAATGAAGCCCGTACTTATAACTCGGCGTTACTTATAGCGCAAATGGATAGCCCTACAAGTATTACTGGCCCCATTGTTACCTTAAGTGAACCGACATTACCGTGGGAAATTATTGGCCATAAGGTTAATGAGGGTGCGGCAGTAATTAAACACGGTAAGCGTATTTTTATAAGTTATTCCGCCAGTGCGACCGATCATAACTATGCGATGGGTTTGTTATGGGCAGACGAAAACGCTGATTTGCTCGACGCAGCAAGCTGGACCAAGTCACCCGAGCCTGTATTTTACTCAAACGAACAATTAAAGCGCTTTGGCCCTGGCCATAATTGTTTTGTTAAAGCTGAAGATGGTGTTACCGATTTAATGGTGTACCACGCGCGTGATTATAAAGAGATAGATGGTGAGCCATTGCGAGACCCAAACCGCCACACGCGGGTGCGCAAAGTGTATTGGGATGAACAGGGCATGCCGGATTTTCGTCAACATGAAGCAGACCTATAG
- a CDS encoding aldose epimerase family protein, protein MKNITITESPFGRLDDGTPISLFTLGNSKGMRVSVSNFGGVITNLFCADKNGEFADVVLGFDTLAPYQSQSPYFGALIGRFGNRIAKGILPVQNKKILLDVNDNGNHLHGGLYGFDKVTWRPFIETVDGEPALVLQYLSRDGDQGYPGNLTVEVTYQLTDNNVLYTRYRATTDMATHVNLTQHSYFNLIGSQHSDSNVLNHQLMINANSITPVGAGLIPTGEFADVANTPFDFRSRKAIGKDINANNNQLLLGRGYDHNFVLNKTAAKAFELAARVEEPATGRVLEVKTTEPGLQFYSGNFLDGTLQGKGRVFNHRSGFCLEPQHFPDAPNQPNFPSTLLLPGEEYTSTMSFEFSTL, encoded by the coding sequence ATGAAAAATATCACAATTACCGAAAGCCCTTTTGGCCGCCTGGATGATGGCACGCCCATTTCGCTTTTTACGCTAGGTAACAGTAAAGGCATGCGCGTGTCTGTGAGTAATTTTGGCGGAGTGATAACAAATCTTTTTTGTGCCGACAAAAATGGCGAGTTTGCCGATGTGGTACTCGGTTTCGACACGCTTGCACCTTATCAATCACAGTCTCCGTATTTTGGTGCCCTTATTGGGCGTTTTGGCAACCGAATTGCCAAAGGGATTTTGCCTGTGCAGAATAAAAAAATTCTGTTAGATGTAAACGATAACGGCAATCACCTACACGGCGGTTTATATGGGTTTGATAAAGTTACATGGCGACCCTTTATAGAAACCGTTGACGGAGAGCCAGCATTAGTACTGCAATACTTAAGTCGTGATGGCGACCAAGGTTACCCAGGTAATCTAACCGTAGAGGTAACCTACCAGCTTACCGATAACAATGTGCTGTATACCCGTTATCGCGCTACCACCGATATGGCAACCCACGTTAATCTCACTCAGCACAGCTATTTTAATTTAATCGGTAGCCAGCACAGCGATAGCAACGTGCTAAATCATCAACTAATGATAAATGCCAACAGCATTACTCCGGTAGGCGCAGGCCTTATACCCACCGGCGAATTTGCCGATGTCGCTAATACCCCGTTTGATTTTCGATCGCGTAAGGCAATTGGCAAAGATATAAATGCCAATAATAATCAGCTGCTACTTGGCCGTGGTTACGATCACAACTTTGTACTTAATAAAACGGCAGCAAAGGCGTTTGAACTGGCTGCCCGAGTAGAAGAACCAGCCACTGGGCGTGTATTAGAGGTAAAAACTACTGAGCCGGGTTTACAGTTTTACTCTGGTAATTTTCTAGATGGTACCTTGCAAGGCAAAGGGCGAGTGTTTAATCACCGCAGTGGCTTTTGCTTAGAGCCGCAGCACTTTCCCGATGCGCCCAATCAGCCCAATTTTCCGTCCACGTTATTGCTGCCGGGTGAAGAATACACGTCCACCATGAGTTTTGAGTTTTCAACCCTATAG
- a CDS encoding glycoside hydrolase family 43 protein: MFNKKTLAAGIVAACLTNVSASYAANPAITDTHTADPAALVHGDTVYLYVGNDEAKDNRVFYDLKKWLVYSSKDMVNWTNHGSPLAATDFKWASGDAWAAHTVEKDGKFYWYTTVRHATINGFAIGVAVSDSPTGPFKDALGKALISNDMTTDTDIDWDDIDPAVFIDDDGQAYIFWGNTKPRWAKLKPNMIELDGPIHAIDIPHFTEALYVHKHGEYYYLSYATGFPEKTAYAMSKSIEGPWEYKGILNELAGNSNTNHQSVIDFKGKSYFIYHNGGLGQDGGSFRRSVCIDYLNYNADGTIKRIVMTSEGVDPVK, translated from the coding sequence ATGTTTAATAAAAAAACACTAGCAGCCGGTATTGTAGCTGCATGTTTAACTAACGTAAGTGCAAGCTATGCTGCCAACCCCGCAATTACCGATACTCACACGGCCGATCCCGCTGCGTTAGTGCACGGCGATACCGTTTATTTGTACGTGGGTAACGATGAAGCGAAGGATAACCGCGTATTTTACGATCTTAAAAAATGGTTGGTGTATTCATCAAAAGATATGGTGAACTGGACCAATCACGGTTCGCCGTTAGCTGCAACGGATTTTAAGTGGGCCAGCGGCGATGCGTGGGCGGCGCACACGGTAGAAAAAGATGGCAAGTTTTATTGGTATACCACGGTGCGTCACGCAACCATTAATGGTTTTGCCATTGGCGTTGCAGTAAGTGATAGCCCTACAGGGCCATTCAAAGATGCTTTGGGTAAAGCACTAATAAGTAATGACATGACCACCGATACCGATATTGATTGGGACGATATAGACCCAGCAGTATTTATTGACGACGATGGCCAAGCGTATATTTTTTGGGGCAACACCAAACCGCGCTGGGCCAAGTTAAAACCCAATATGATTGAACTAGATGGACCTATTCACGCAATCGATATTCCACACTTTACCGAAGCGCTATACGTGCACAAACACGGTGAATATTACTACTTAAGCTATGCGACAGGCTTTCCAGAAAAAACAGCTTACGCTATGAGCAAATCTATAGAAGGGCCGTGGGAATACAAAGGCATTCTTAATGAATTGGCTGGTAACTCAAATACTAATCACCAATCTGTCATCGATTTTAAGGGCAAGTCATACTTTATTTATCACAATGGTGGCTTGGGTCAAGATGGCGGTAGCTTCCGTCGCAGTGTATGTATCGATTATTTGAACTACAACGCGGATGGTACTATCAAGCGAATTGTAATGACATCAGAAGGTGTAGACCCAGTTAAATAA
- a CDS encoding glycoside hydrolase family 97 protein, translating into MKMIIKLALAVTLAVWVAGCTNQAGLNAENKNIERQTINSPDKSLKVRLSLDESGKVFYSISRNGEQVMLPSQLGVELNSQAFTDGLTITDVDAGKVNDSYTLLHGKQRDITYNANEKIYSLKNKQGDKLIIAFRVSNDGVAFQYRFPNTAKQLLAVKKEITSFAFEHTTKAWLQPIAVAQTGWANTNPSYEEHYQMNIPVDTVSPSPAGWVFPALFKANKHWLLITEAGMNGDYHASRLHAESPNGEYSLGIPMAAEVFEQDGNKGALLAQSNTAFHSPWRVILVGGLDTIIASTLGTDLADPAIAKMDFVKPGTASWSWALLKDESVNYETSLEFIDYAAEMGWDYTLVDADWDRRIGYERTAQLAAYAQSKNVGLLVWYNSSGDWNTTEYSPKSALLDRDKRRAEFARLQNMGVKGVKIDFFPGDGKSVMAYYNDLAKDAADYNLLVNYHGSSLPRGLHRTYPNIMTMESVHGFEMITFMQPSADKAATHMAILPFTRNAFDPMDFTPTTFSDIPNIERRTSNGFELALPVLFLSGLQHIAETAQGMATNAPDYVKAYMRDIPVLWDESKLIDGMPGEHVVIARKHGERWFVAGINATNEAINLEMNFDFALGKQGTLITDSNINTKGVESFTSHTITATKNNALTVKANGGFVIVFN; encoded by the coding sequence ATGAAAATGATAATAAAATTAGCATTGGCCGTTACCCTAGCGGTATGGGTGGCAGGGTGTACCAATCAGGCAGGGTTAAATGCAGAGAATAAAAATATAGAAAGGCAAACTATTAACAGCCCAGACAAAAGCCTAAAAGTACGTCTAAGTTTAGATGAAAGCGGTAAAGTATTTTACAGCATTAGTCGCAATGGCGAGCAAGTTATGCTGCCGTCGCAATTGGGTGTTGAGCTAAATTCACAGGCATTTACAGACGGCTTAACAATTACAGATGTAGACGCAGGTAAGGTGAATGACAGCTACACCCTGTTACATGGCAAGCAGCGAGACATAACCTATAACGCCAACGAAAAAATATATAGCCTAAAAAATAAACAGGGCGATAAACTTATCATTGCCTTTCGCGTGTCTAACGATGGTGTGGCCTTTCAGTATCGCTTCCCCAACACGGCAAAGCAGTTGCTTGCGGTTAAAAAAGAGATTACCAGCTTCGCATTCGAACACACCACAAAAGCCTGGTTGCAGCCCATTGCCGTAGCGCAAACAGGTTGGGCCAATACTAACCCCAGCTACGAAGAACATTATCAAATGAATATTCCGGTAGACACCGTATCGCCATCACCGGCTGGTTGGGTATTTCCTGCATTATTTAAAGCGAATAAACATTGGCTGCTTATTACCGAAGCGGGTATGAATGGCGATTACCATGCGTCGCGACTGCACGCAGAATCGCCTAACGGTGAATATTCTCTGGGCATACCTATGGCGGCAGAAGTTTTTGAGCAAGATGGCAACAAAGGCGCTTTATTGGCTCAGTCGAATACAGCCTTCCACTCGCCATGGCGAGTTATTTTAGTGGGCGGTTTAGATACTATTATTGCCTCTACGCTAGGCACCGACTTGGCTGACCCAGCAATTGCAAAAATGGATTTTGTAAAACCCGGAACGGCCTCTTGGAGCTGGGCACTATTAAAAGATGAATCAGTTAACTACGAAACCTCGCTCGAATTTATTGATTACGCAGCCGAAATGGGCTGGGACTATACCTTAGTAGATGCCGACTGGGACCGCCGTATTGGCTACGAGCGCACTGCACAACTTGCGGCCTACGCACAAAGTAAAAACGTTGGCTTGTTAGTGTGGTACAACTCGTCTGGCGATTGGAATACCACAGAGTACTCACCGAAAAGCGCCTTACTAGATAGAGACAAGCGCCGTGCAGAATTTGCTCGTTTACAAAATATGGGTGTAAAAGGTGTAAAAATCGATTTCTTCCCCGGTGATGGCAAGTCGGTAATGGCTTACTACAATGACTTAGCGAAGGATGCCGCCGACTACAATTTGCTAGTAAATTATCACGGCTCATCGCTACCGCGTGGTTTGCATCGTACCTACCCGAATATTATGACAATGGAATCGGTACATGGCTTTGAAATGATTACATTTATGCAACCATCGGCCGATAAAGCCGCAACGCATATGGCCATACTGCCATTTACGCGCAATGCTTTCGATCCTATGGATTTTACCCCCACCACATTTTCAGATATTCCCAATATTGAACGTCGTACCAGTAATGGCTTTGAACTTGCGCTGCCGGTGTTGTTTTTATCGGGCCTTCAACACATAGCCGAAACCGCACAGGGAATGGCGACTAACGCACCGGACTATGTAAAAGCGTATATGCGCGATATTCCCGTATTGTGGGATGAATCTAAGTTAATTGATGGTATGCCTGGTGAGCACGTTGTAATTGCGCGCAAGCACGGCGAGCGCTGGTTTGTAGCGGGAATAAACGCTACCAACGAAGCCATTAACTTAGAAATGAATTTCGATTTTGCGTTAGGTAAGCAAGGCACGTTAATTACTGACAGCAATATAAATACAAAAGGTGTGGAGAGTTTTACCAGCCACACAATAACTGCAACCAAGAATAATGCACTAACAGTTAAAGCCAATGGTGGCTTTGTGATTGTATTTAACTAG
- a CDS encoding family 43 glycosylhydrolase has translation MKKIEEIMKHTARTIALGATGAALLTGLIACNGTNVNTNGDTQQASIKKAPEGMFANPLFANGADPWLEYYDGNYYLTTTTWTSQLVMRKSPTLDGLSTALPVNVWSDSDLTRCCNFWAFEFHRLNGPNGWRWYLMYTSGQHGTLDHQHLSVLESVGDDPMGPYTYKGEMMPNTWNIDGSYLEHNGQLYLLWSEWVGDEQQNFISKMTTPWSIEGPRALLTRPEAEWEKSGRKVNEGPEILKKDGRTFLIYSASYCDTPDYKLAMKELTGDDPMNSEHWTKYDKPVFERGNGVFAPGHNGFFKSPDGTEDWIVYHGNSKEEHGCGATRSVRAQKFTWNTDGTPNFGEPIPEGQFLPLPSGENGPLVTALQGARIQLRNGESCLLAEGKELKQGSCQAEASLWVMDNTADNHYRFGNVASNLFLTADEGLSQSAWVNTASQRWALNAGEGNFVAFTNKYTGDALMQNNWQILPVGKVAISSIQSGRVLQACDKNSANVNQGGWQGRACQAWQFNPASEGHVQIKTGNQCLTVENKSIVPGTNVIAGECESTSSQWLYQLDKEGRATFTNRESKQRLDLANCGLADGTNFAQAPALDTICQAFQVRYLP, from the coding sequence GTGAAAAAGATAGAAGAAATAATGAAACACACAGCGCGCACTATAGCGCTAGGTGCAACAGGTGCCGCCTTGCTAACGGGGTTAATTGCCTGTAACGGTACCAATGTGAATACAAACGGGGATACCCAACAAGCAAGCATTAAAAAAGCGCCAGAAGGCATGTTTGCCAACCCGTTGTTCGCCAATGGCGCAGACCCTTGGTTAGAGTATTACGATGGCAATTACTACCTCACTACCACCACATGGACATCGCAACTTGTTATGCGTAAATCACCCACGTTGGATGGTTTGTCTACTGCGCTGCCGGTGAATGTATGGTCCGATTCAGATTTAACCCGCTGCTGTAACTTTTGGGCGTTTGAATTCCATCGCTTAAACGGCCCTAACGGCTGGCGTTGGTATTTAATGTACACCTCGGGCCAGCACGGCACTTTAGATCACCAACACTTAAGCGTATTAGAAAGTGTGGGTGACGACCCTATGGGGCCATACACCTACAAAGGTGAAATGATGCCCAATACATGGAATATAGACGGCAGTTATTTAGAGCATAATGGCCAATTATATTTGTTGTGGTCTGAATGGGTAGGTGACGAGCAGCAAAACTTTATATCTAAAATGACCACCCCATGGAGCATTGAAGGCCCGCGAGCACTGTTAACTCGGCCGGAAGCAGAGTGGGAAAAAAGCGGTCGCAAAGTTAACGAAGGCCCAGAGATTCTAAAAAAAGATGGTCGTACCTTTTTGATTTACTCGGCGAGCTATTGCGATACGCCAGATTATAAACTGGCAATGAAAGAGCTAACGGGCGACGACCCAATGAACTCCGAGCACTGGACTAAATACGATAAGCCCGTGTTTGAAAGAGGGAACGGTGTGTTTGCCCCAGGCCACAATGGTTTCTTCAAATCGCCCGATGGCACAGAAGATTGGATTGTGTACCACGGAAATTCGAAAGAAGAGCACGGCTGCGGTGCAACGCGCTCTGTGCGCGCACAGAAATTTACTTGGAACACAGACGGCACCCCAAATTTTGGTGAGCCAATACCAGAAGGCCAATTTTTGCCCTTACCTTCTGGCGAAAACGGTCCTTTAGTGACTGCACTGCAAGGTGCACGTATTCAGTTGCGCAATGGCGAAAGCTGTTTATTAGCCGAAGGTAAAGAGCTGAAGCAGGGCAGTTGCCAAGCAGAAGCCAGTTTATGGGTAATGGATAACACGGCAGATAATCACTACCGCTTTGGCAATGTAGCCAGCAATTTATTTTTAACGGCAGACGAAGGCCTTAGTCAGAGTGCCTGGGTTAATACTGCAAGCCAGCGCTGGGCACTTAATGCAGGCGAAGGTAACTTTGTTGCGTTTACAAACAAGTACACCGGCGATGCGCTTATGCAAAATAATTGGCAAATACTACCGGTTGGCAAAGTGGCAATTAGCAGCATTCAAAGTGGCCGCGTATTACAGGCGTGCGATAAAAACAGCGCGAATGTAAACCAAGGCGGCTGGCAGGGTAGGGCTTGTCAAGCATGGCAATTTAACCCAGCAAGTGAAGGCCATGTGCAAATTAAAACGGGCAACCAATGTTTAACCGTTGAGAATAAATCCATAGTGCCTGGCACCAATGTTATTGCCGGCGAGTGTGAATCAACTAGCAGCCAATGGCTTTATCAATTAGATAAAGAAGGCCGCGCAACCTTCACAAACCGCGAAAGCAAACAGCGTTTAGATTTAGCAAACTGCGGCCTAGCCGACGGCACCAACTTCGCACAAGCCCCTGCGTTAGATACTATTTGCCAAGCATTCCAAGTGCGTTATTTACCGTAA
- a CDS encoding substrate-binding periplasmic protein, whose translation MYKLIVLTTFLALTNSAMACFEQPNGQPAKLVIPLQEPTKLVHNQFFLTLLPQILAVTEEEFGPCELTFYKQPLSSARVAAYLNQNKVIGLNWASASSERDKQLRAIKIPLLKGLMGHRILLLKKENKDLLKNVKTVEDLKPFVFGLGESWPDTYILKYNGLKITTAAHYDLLFKMLDAGRYDLLSRGYSEALPELELHSDKDITYDEHIVLIYPLPVFFYVSPQNPELAKRIEKGLITLVNNGQFDKLFYNSPDIAQSLAVLNFEKRTKIYLCNTYIPEGAQLDNRALWHFPNKEDSCNVNTIKR comes from the coding sequence TTGTATAAATTGATAGTGCTTACCACATTCCTAGCATTAACCAACAGCGCTATGGCTTGCTTTGAACAACCCAACGGGCAACCTGCTAAATTGGTTATTCCCCTACAGGAACCCACTAAGCTGGTACACAATCAATTTTTTCTCACACTATTACCCCAAATATTAGCTGTTACCGAAGAAGAATTCGGTCCATGTGAACTAACCTTTTATAAACAGCCACTTTCATCCGCACGTGTGGCTGCATATTTAAACCAAAACAAAGTTATTGGTTTAAACTGGGCTTCAGCATCATCAGAAAGAGACAAGCAGCTGCGCGCCATTAAAATTCCACTATTAAAGGGGTTAATGGGCCACAGAATTTTACTGCTTAAAAAAGAAAATAAAGACTTACTAAAAAATGTAAAAACGGTAGAAGACTTAAAGCCCTTTGTTTTTGGTTTAGGGGAATCTTGGCCAGACACCTATATTTTAAAATATAACGGTTTAAAAATTACTACCGCAGCACATTACGACTTACTATTTAAAATGCTCGACGCAGGTAGGTACGACTTATTATCGCGCGGCTATTCAGAAGCGTTACCGGAACTAGAGCTGCACAGCGACAAAGACATAACCTACGACGAACACATAGTGTTAATTTACCCTTTACCAGTATTTTTTTATGTTAGCCCCCAAAACCCAGAGCTAGCCAAACGCATAGAAAAGGGGCTTATAACACTGGTAAACAACGGTCAATTCGACAAGCTTTTTTACAACAGCCCAGATATAGCGCAAAGCTTGGCCGTATTAAACTTTGAAAAGCGCACCAAAATTTATTTGTGTAACACCTACATACCCGAAGGCGCGCAGTTAGATAACCGCGCGCTATGGCATTTCCCGAATAAAGAAGATTCTTGCAACGTAAATACTATTAAGCGCTAA